The proteins below are encoded in one region of Ciconia boyciana chromosome 19, ASM3463844v1, whole genome shotgun sequence:
- the NPPA gene encoding natriuretic peptides A produces the protein MQFSALCCGASLLLLALPWAGAQPAGGEHGAELRSLQDLLEALGQLREEEGEPGLEDEPVAGAEDGGSEWDLPGAESGPPAAPLPAPSPPQPAEAQSQWRSLLSSYRRRHFSGCFGTRMERIGAQTGLGCNQYKARFWRKGRS, from the exons atgCAGTTCTCGGCCCTGTGCTGCGGGgcctcgctgctgctgcttgccctgccatgggcaggagCGCAGCCGGCCGGCGGCGAGCACGGTGCGGAGCTGCGGTCCCTGCAG gaCCTCCTGGAAGCGCTGGGGCAGCTccgggaggaggaaggggaaccGGGCCTGGAAGACGAGCCGGTGGCCGGGGCTGAGGACGGCGGCTCTGAGTGGGACCTCCCGGGGGCGGAGAGCGGCCCGCCggctgccccgctcccggcgcccagccctccccagccggCGGAGGCGCAGAGCCAGTGGAGGAGCCTCCTCTCCTCCTACAGACGGAGGCACTTCTCCGGCTGCTTTGGGACGAGGATGGAGAGGATCGGCGCGCAGACGGGGCTGGGCTGCAACCAGTACAAAGCCC gtttctggaggaaagggagaagctgA